A region of Jatrophihabitans sp. DNA encodes the following proteins:
- the meaB gene encoding methylmalonyl Co-A mutase-associated GTPase MeaB, producing MERARKADPRSVARLISLVEDGSPALREVAERLMPFTGHAQVVGITGSPGVGKSTSTSALVSALRAADKRVAILAVDPSSPFSGGALLGDRVRMQDHATDPGVFIRSMATRGHLGGLAAAAPQALRVLDAVGCDVVLIETVGVGQSEVEVVQLADTTVVLLAPGMGDGIQAAKAGILEIADVFVVNKADRDGADQVARDLRYMQSLGGKHSEAGAWRPPIVKTVAARGEGVEELVAAIDKHRDWMTATGELGRRRQARAGVEIEAIAVETVRRRFSEIHGAAALDELAGRVAAGRLDPYAAADELVASLPV from the coding sequence GTGGAGCGGGCCAGAAAGGCCGATCCGCGTTCGGTCGCCAGGTTGATCTCACTCGTCGAGGACGGCTCGCCCGCGCTGCGCGAGGTCGCCGAGCGGCTGATGCCCTTCACCGGCCACGCGCAGGTGGTCGGCATCACCGGCTCACCCGGGGTGGGCAAGTCGACCTCGACGTCGGCCCTGGTCAGCGCGCTGCGGGCAGCCGACAAGCGGGTCGCGATCCTGGCGGTGGACCCGTCCTCGCCGTTCTCCGGCGGCGCGCTGCTCGGTGACCGGGTGCGGATGCAGGACCACGCCACCGACCCGGGCGTCTTCATCCGCTCGATGGCCACCCGGGGCCACCTGGGCGGCCTGGCCGCGGCGGCGCCGCAGGCCCTGCGGGTGCTGGACGCGGTGGGCTGTGACGTGGTGCTGATCGAGACGGTCGGAGTGGGCCAGTCCGAGGTCGAGGTGGTGCAGCTGGCCGACACCACCGTGGTGCTGCTGGCTCCGGGGATGGGGGACGGCATCCAGGCCGCCAAGGCCGGGATCCTCGAGATCGCCGATGTCTTCGTGGTGAACAAGGCCGATCGGGACGGCGCCGATCAGGTCGCGCGCGACCTGCGCTACATGCAGTCCCTGGGCGGCAAGCACTCCGAGGCCGGCGCCTGGCGCCCGCCGATCGTCAAGACGGTGGCCGCGCGCGGCGAGGGCGTGGAGGAGCTGGTCGCCGCCATCGACAAGCACCGGGACTGGATGACGGCCACCGGCGAGCTGGGCCGCCGCCGGCAGGCCCGGGCGGGCGTGGAGATCGAGGCGATCGCGGTGGAGACCGTGCGGCGCCGGTTCAGCGAGATCCACGGCGCGGCCGCGCTGGACGAGCTGGCCGGCCGGGTGGCCGCCGGCCGGTTGGACCCGTACGCCGCCGCCGACGAGCTGGTCGCCTCGCTGCCGGTCTGA
- the idi gene encoding isopentenyl-diphosphate Delta-isomerase yields the protein MTELIVLVDEDGATVGTAPKASSHHDRTPLHLAFSAYVFDPRGRFLLTQRALSKQTWPGVWTNSCCGHPMPAESNEQALHRRLDFELGLSADEVIELLPDFRYRAELDGVVENEICPVFGVRVSGEPTLRPSEVEQSRWLDWDDVVSGRTPQLSPWCVLQLRALVGHPGIERLRTPA from the coding sequence ATGACTGAGCTGATCGTGCTGGTCGACGAGGACGGCGCCACGGTGGGGACGGCCCCGAAGGCGAGCAGTCACCACGACCGGACGCCGCTGCACCTGGCGTTCTCGGCTTACGTCTTCGACCCGCGGGGCCGGTTCCTGCTGACCCAGCGCGCGCTGTCCAAGCAAACCTGGCCAGGTGTCTGGACCAACAGCTGCTGCGGTCATCCGATGCCGGCGGAGTCCAACGAGCAGGCCCTGCACCGGCGGCTGGACTTCGAGCTCGGCCTGAGCGCCGACGAGGTGATCGAGCTGCTTCCCGACTTTCGCTACCGGGCCGAACTCGACGGCGTGGTGGAGAACGAGATCTGCCCGGTCTTCGGCGTCCGGGTCAGCGGCGAGCCGACGCTGCGGCCCTCGGAGGTCGAGCAGAGCCGGTGGCTGGACTGGGACGACGTGGTCTCGGGCCGGACTCCGCAGCTGTCGCCGTGGTGCGTGCTGCAGCTGCGAGCGCTGGTCGGCCATCCCGGCATCGAACGGCTGCGGACGCCGGCCTGA